A region from the Ptychodera flava strain L36383 chromosome 12, AS_Pfla_20210202, whole genome shotgun sequence genome encodes:
- the LOC139144997 gene encoding leucine-zipper-like transcriptional regulator 1: MAIPRPTGKEFDHNWPENAEGLTLDFGPFETVHRWRRMPECDEFVGARRSKHTVVAYKDAIYVFGGDNGKNMLNDLLRFDVKDCSWGRAFTTGTPPASRYHHSAVVFGNSMFVFGGYTGDIYSNSNLRNKNDLFEYRFNTGQWTEWKFEGRLPPARSAHGAAVYDKKLWIFAGYDGNARLNDMWTLNLTGEPKVWEEVHQSGEHPPTCCNFPVAVARDSMFVFSGQSGAKITNNLYQFYFKEKRWRKIPTEHILRGAPPPPQRRYGHTMVAFDRHLYVFGGAADNTLPNELHCFDLDSETWEVVIPSTDSEIPSGRLFHAAAVIGDALFIFGGTVDNNIRSGEIYRFQFAAYPKCTLKDDFGRLLESQQFADVDFLIGKDEVRVPAHIAIVAARSPWLKSRIEQARDQMNESVPQTSKGRKKASRTLQVHLKDAVPEAFKIVLTFIYTDRIHKAVKGYEGRSIEVVLLMLEVYRLSLHFHLCRLEQLCVQYLEASIGHKNVLVALQNAADLKLDFVKEFCLNFIVKESNYNDIVMSREFESLAQPLMVEIIRRRQLPPTKPPPEPHVDAVKTTNSLEQDTEVFLKGSLGKEFCDITLMLDGNPVPAHKAILAARSSYFEANFRSFMPDNDQVNITIGEMIPSKQAFDSLLRYIYYGDVTMPPEDSLYLFSAPYYYGFSNNRLQAFCKQNLEMNVSFKNVVQILEAADKIQAQDMKKHALSIITHNFPKVAKLPRIRSLNRQLLLDIMDALAEHMSESRLCQDMSSLSSDCH, translated from the exons ATGGCCATACCTCGACCGACAGGGAAAGAATTCGATCACAATTGGCCTGAAAATGCTGAAGGATTAACGCTTGACTTTGGTCCATTCGAGACCGTACATAGATGGCGACGAATGCCTGAATGTGACGAGTTCGTCGGCGCAAG ACGAAGCAAGCACACTGTTGTTGCCTACAAGGATGCCATATATGTCTTTGGTGGTGATAATGGAAAAAACATGCTGAATGACCTGCTGAGATTTGACGTGAAGGACTGCTCCTGGGGAAG AGCTTTTACCACTGGAACTCCCCCAGCATCAAGATACCACCACTCGGCTGTGGTCTTCGGAAACAGTATGTTTGTATTTG GAGGCTACACAGGTGATATATACTCCAACTCAAACCTGCGAAACAAGAATGATCTCTTTGAATATAGATTTAACACAGGACAGTGGACAGAATGGAAGTTTGAAGGAAG ACTGCCACCAGCAAGATCTGCCCATGGTGCTGCAGTCTATGACAAGAAACTCTGGATATTTGCAGGCTATGATGGCAATGCCAG GTTAAATGATATGTGGACTCTTAATCTGACTGGTGAGCCGAAAGTCTGGGAAGAG GTACACCAGTCTGGAGAGCATCCCCCAACTTGCTGTAACTTCCCTGTTGCCGTGGCGAGGGACAGCATGTTTGTCTTTTCAGGACAGAGCGGCGCCAAGATAACCAACAACCTGTATCAGTTTTATTTCAAGGAAAAAAG ATGGAGGAAAATCCCCACGGAGCATATACTGAGGGGGGCTCCCCCTCCTCCACAAAGGCGATATGGTCATACCATGGTGGCCTTTGACAGACACCTGTATGTCTTTGGTGGAGCAGCTGATAATACACTACCCAATGAACTACACTG CTTTGaccttgacagtgaaacatgGGAAGTAGTCATACCATCAACAGACAGTGAA ATACCCAGTGGCAGGCTGTTCCATGCAGCCGCTGTAATTGGCGATGctctcttcatatttggtggaaCGGTCGACAACAACATCAGAAGTGGTGAGATCTACAGATTCCAG TTTGCAGCATACCCAAAGTGCACCCTAAAGGATGACTTTGGTCGACTTCTTGAGAGTCAGCAATTTGCTGACGTGGACTTTCTGATTGGCAAG GATGAAGTGAGGGTGCCAGCCCACATTGCAATAGTGGCTGCCAGATCTCCATGGCTGAAATCAAGAATTGAACAAGCTAGAGATCAG ATGAATGAGAGTGTCCCTCAAACAAGCAAAGGTAGGAAAAAGGCCAGCAGAACACTGCAAGTCCACCTCAAGGACGCTGTACCCGAGGCTTTCAAAATTGTACTGACTTTCATTTACACGGATAGAATTCACAAGGCTGTCAAAG GCTATGAAGGCAGAAGCATAGAGGTGGTGCTGCTGATGTTGGAGGTGTACAGGCTATCACTACATTTCCATCTCTGTAGATTGGAACAGCTCTGTGTTCAGTACCTGGAAGCATCAATAGGCCATAAAAACGTCTTAGTTGCCCTTCAGAATGCTGCTGATCTGAAATTAGACTTTGTCAAG GAATTCTGTTTGAATTTTATCGTCAAAGAGAGCAACTACAATGACATTGTAATGAGTAGGGAATTTGAATCCCTAGCACAGCCTCTGATGGTGGAGATTATCAGACGACGGCAACTACCACCAACTAAACCACCGCCAGAGCCTCACGTTGATGCTGTCAAAACCA CCAACTCACTTGAACAAGATACTGAGGTCTTCCTGAAGGGATCCCTGGGTAAGGAATTTTGTGACATCACCCTGATGCTGGACGGAAATCCAGTGCCTGCCCACAAAGCTATACTGGCTGCAAGGAGCAGCTATTTTGAGGCCAATTTCAGATCTTTTATGCCGGATAATGACCAGGTCAAT ATAACAATCGGTGAAATGATACCATCCAAGCAAGCCTTTGACTCGTTGCTACGCTACATTTACTATGGCGATGTGACCATGCCACCTGAAGACTCCCT ATATCTGTTTTCGGCTCCGTACTATTACGGATTTAGTAATAACAGACTGCAGGCTTTCTGCAAACAGAATCTGGAGATGAACGTGTCGTTCAAAAACGTGGTCCAAATCCTGGAAGCGGCGGATAAAATCCAGGCCCAGGATATGAAGAAACACGCTCTCAGCATTATCACTCACAACTTTCCCAAG GTGGCAAAGTTACCCAGGATCCGCTCTTTAAACAGGCAACTGTTGCTAGATATCATGGATGCCCTGGCCGAACACATGTCCGAGAGCCGACTCTGCCAAGACATGTCATCGCTGAGCTCCGACTGCCACTGA